One window of Candidatus Phytoplasma solani genomic DNA carries:
- a CDS encoding SVM family protein (Sequence-variable mosaic (SVM) proteins are highly divergent, but recognized by the shared signal peptide region that defines them.) produces MLIFRLKKQLYLLPIFLFSSLGLFLITNNQVMAMNNGHSNGYVQQNNRNVENEMTACRNLHDLLLEEARLTQEIYNALRNNASEETINHFKNQANQIAIQAENIRRNLFLNQ; encoded by the coding sequence ATGTTAATTTTTAGATTAAAAAAACAATTATATTTATTACCAATATTTTTATTTAGTTCTTTAGGATTATTTTTAATCACGAATAATCAAGTTATGGCTATGAATAACGGTCATTCTAACGGTTATGTTCAGCAAAATAATAGAAATGTTGAGAACGAAATGACGGCATGTAGAAATTTACATGATTTATTATTAGAAGAGGCAAGGTTAACGCAAGAAATATATAATGCATTGAGAAATAATGCTTCAGAAGAAACAATTAACCACTTTAAAAATCAAGCAAATCAAATTGCTATACAAGCCGAAAATATTCGTAGAAATTTATTTTTAAATCAATAA
- a CDS encoding IS3 family transposase, whose amino-acid sequence MSLEMEKKLKSYSLDTKLKAVVLKQEGKKCKEIQEKFKIKNRSQIYKWVKVYEKLGAEGLESLIKGKNTQIETTEEINIIKTAINKKIANSLKKNRKLYLEIINEYQGDISLNQLTRWLSISKNSYYRWIEQSSNPRPHNELEKALFQICKQNSYITTDGKRKRRLGYRIVHKKLIELRFKINPKTVLKMMHKFGLLSQRIQRKPQYYYDLSVQKENNLKNLIQNNYHATIPFEKLCTDITYITFGNQNKKLFVSAIMDLHNREIIEFNISKFADVDFVINTLTYLPKLKEPCIIHCDRGSVYTSKKYQNHLKENNLIASYSAKGMPTDNACMESFWANMKRETIHYEKMQKLNESQIKEIITDYIQYYNIHRKMKVLNYLSPLEYKHKYYQK is encoded by the coding sequence ATGAGCTTAGAAATGGAGAAGAAATTAAAATCATATTCTTTGGATACTAAATTAAAGGCTGTTGTTTTGAAACAGGAAGGGAAAAAATGTAAAGAAATACAAGAGAAATTTAAAATTAAAAATCGTAGTCAAATTTATAAATGGGTTAAAGTGTATGAAAAACTAGGAGCAGAAGGACTAGAATCACTAATTAAAGGAAAAAATACGCAAATAGAAACAACAGAAGAAATTAATATAATAAAAACAGCAATTAATAAAAAAATTGCTAATAGTTTGAAAAAGAATAGAAAATTGTATTTGGAAATTATTAATGAATATCAAGGTGATATTTCATTGAATCAATTAACTAGATGGTTAAGTATTTCTAAAAATAGTTATTATCGGTGGATAGAACAAAGTAGCAATCCAAGACCGCACAATGAATTAGAAAAAGCCTTATTTCAAATATGCAAACAAAATTCATATATTACTACTGATGGTAAAAGAAAAAGACGCCTTGGGTATCGGATAGTTCATAAAAAATTAATTGAACTTAGATTTAAAATCAATCCTAAAACTGTTTTAAAAATGATGCATAAATTTGGTTTGTTATCACAAAGGATTCAACGAAAACCTCAATATTATTATGATTTATCGGTTCAAAAAGAAAATAATTTAAAAAATTTAATTCAAAATAATTATCATGCAACAATACCTTTTGAAAAATTATGTACCGATATTACTTATATTACTTTTGGGAATCAAAATAAAAAATTATTTGTTTCAGCGATTATGGATTTACACAACCGCGAAATTATAGAGTTTAACATTTCTAAGTTTGCTGATGTTGATTTTGTGATTAATACTTTAACATATCTTCCAAAATTAAAAGAACCTTGTATTATCCATTGTGATAGGGGAAGTGTTTATACTTCTAAAAAATATCAAAATCATTTAAAAGAAAATAATTTGATTGCTAGCTATTCAGCAAAAGGTATGCCAACTGATAATGCATGTATGGAATCATTTTGGGCCAATATGAAGCGCGAAACGATTCATTATGAAAAGATGCAAAAATTAAATGAATCGCAAATTAAAGAAATCATTACTGATTATATTCAGTATTATAATATTCATCGTAAAATGAAAGTATTAAATTATTTATCGCCTTTAGAATATAAACATAAGTATTATCAAAAATAA
- a CDS encoding HsdM family class I SAM-dependent methyltransferase, protein MKKERETQNHNYFYNFINNNKKFERKWQSERSGLKIIDDILNKASKKGNNKAGYPDFVYENTSKKLLILVEIKNDIKKHRCFSNNTKNPEISYAVEGVKHYLHYFCDTLCNWNKIGIALSGNIEDKHELTHFYIKNNSIIELKDKLSISEILKNDDEYLQLFKNDKFELDTIIKQSAKTARIINIQLRPLEVQYRPILISILLICLKNTKFKEKFDNQKNNIYSYDSKLKENKRKIEYEDAYDSLLQDINTAIKNVLRNQNINNEKIKYLHEQMRLIKSLLGDNGLEIIKDVLEELKTNIYHLLDSKNKYSYDIIGNFYEVFLKYAGVTNVKNGIVLTPRHITELFTKLIDISSTDVVLDPCCGTGGFLIAGMNSIIDKLDNKNEKEINKIKQNQIIGFDKDPTMYTLSISNMLFRGDGKSQIYNLDFFSEEVDKKIKDGTKKPTIGFINPPYAGKSTPTNPTKKEIEFLEKLLKLVDGRVVMIAPLSTYINDNTIRNRILKKHTLEKIIQMPKKIFEPNASTHTAISIFKTNTPHNNKEVDFYNLEDDGLVLFKNKGRVDRFHKWGDIEKDFLNKFHSKYYDGYNYLKHPIKENDEWISFAYVKTNYNNLTEKDFLLTVKKYVIFQIKKDLGILNKNLDEITLLEKLNQKIVFTQKKSNITKNTYFDIFKNCKSFQIKDLFKVKGTKTTSKEEIEEYEKGEYAYVSTRATNNGVISSTKIEPVESNNFIEKKYDFFRKTKLLINYYYYIMKTFF, encoded by the coding sequence TTGAAAAAAGAAAGAGAAACCCAAAATCACAATTACTTTTACAATTTTATTAATAACAACAAAAAATTTGAACGCAAATGGCAAAGCGAAAGAAGTGGCTTAAAAATAATTGACGATATTTTAAATAAAGCTTCAAAAAAAGGAAATAATAAAGCAGGATATCCAGATTTTGTTTATGAAAATACTAGTAAAAAACTTTTAATTTTGGTAGAAATAAAAAATGATATAAAAAAACATCGATGTTTTTCAAATAATACAAAAAATCCAGAAATTTCTTATGCTGTCGAAGGGGTTAAACATTATCTTCATTATTTTTGTGATACTCTTTGTAACTGGAATAAAATAGGGATTGCTTTGTCAGGAAATATTGAAGATAAACACGAATTAACTCATTTTTATATCAAAAACAATTCTATTATAGAATTAAAAGACAAATTATCGATTTCAGAAATTTTAAAAAATGATGATGAATATTTACAATTATTTAAAAATGATAAATTCGAATTAGATACTATTATAAAACAATCAGCTAAAACAGCTAGAATAATTAATATTCAATTAAGACCATTAGAAGTTCAATATAGACCTATTTTAATTTCTATTTTATTAATTTGCTTAAAAAATACCAAGTTTAAGGAAAAGTTTGATAATCAAAAAAACAATATATATTCTTATGATTCTAAATTAAAAGAAAACAAAAGAAAAATAGAATATGAAGATGCTTATGACAGTTTATTACAAGACATTAATACTGCTATAAAAAATGTTTTACGAAATCAAAACATTAATAATGAAAAAATTAAATATTTACACGAACAAATGCGTTTAATTAAATCCTTATTAGGAGATAATGGTTTAGAAATAATTAAAGATGTTTTAGAAGAATTGAAAACAAACATTTATCATCTATTAGACAGCAAAAATAAATATAGTTATGATATTATTGGTAATTTTTATGAGGTTTTTTTAAAATATGCTGGTGTAACTAATGTCAAAAACGGAATTGTTTTAACACCTAGACATATTACTGAATTATTTACTAAATTAATTGATATTAGTAGTACTGATGTTGTTTTAGACCCCTGTTGTGGCACTGGTGGTTTTTTAATTGCGGGCATGAATTCTATTATCGATAAATTAGATAATAAAAATGAAAAAGAAATTAATAAAATAAAACAAAATCAAATTATCGGTTTCGATAAAGACCCTACTATGTATACTTTATCAATTTCTAATATGTTATTTCGTGGTGACGGGAAATCACAAATTTATAATTTAGATTTTTTCAGTGAGGAAGTTGATAAAAAAATAAAAGATGGAACAAAAAAACCGACCATTGGATTTATTAATCCACCTTATGCTGGAAAAAGCACACCAACAAACCCTACTAAAAAAGAAATTGAGTTTTTAGAAAAACTGTTAAAGTTGGTTGATGGTCGTGTTGTGATGATTGCACCTTTAAGCACTTACATAAATGACAATACAATAAGAAATAGAATTTTAAAAAAACATACTTTGGAAAAAATAATTCAAATGCCAAAAAAAATATTTGAACCTAATGCTTCTACGCATACAGCAATTTCTATTTTTAAAACTAACACCCCTCACAACAATAAAGAAGTTGATTTTTATAACCTAGAAGATGATGGTTTAGTTTTATTTAAAAATAAAGGTAGAGTTGACCGTTTTCACAAATGGGGTGATATTGAAAAAGATTTTTTAAATAAATTTCATTCCAAATATTACGATGGTTATAATTATTTAAAACACCCAATTAAAGAAAACGATGAATGGATTTCATTTGCATATGTTAAAACCAATTATAATAACTTAACCGAAAAAGATTTTTTGTTAACTGTTAAAAAATATGTTATTTTTCAAATAAAAAAAGATTTAGGAATTTTAAATAAAAATTTAGATGAAATTACTTTGTTAGAAAAACTTAACCAAAAAATTGTTTTCACACAAAAAAAATCGAACATAACAAAAAATACTTATTTTGACATATTTAAAAATTGTAAAAGTTTTCAAATTAAAGATTTGTTTAAAGTTAAAGGAACCAAAACAACATCTAAAGAAGAAATAGAAGAATATGAAAAAGGTGAATATGCATATGTTTCTACTAGAGCGACTAACAACGGAGTGATAAGCTCCACGAAAATAGAACCAGTTGAGAGCAACAATTTTATCGAAAAAAAATATGATTTTTTTCGAAAAACCAAATTGCTTATTAATTACTATTATTATATCATGAAAACATTTTTTTAA
- a CDS encoding AAA family ATPase, with the protein MKLSTKIYLSFLAIFSLILIVLFIVGLTKSPSTPIPNQNPTIQPPTNQKELNPKDKEDLAKLQARLQELEKSNQKNIENSKKLKEEDNILSQKINSNLTKINTLNQEINNLNNQLEEKTKQLNNKETNLTDEEKKKLKTDLNNLNQEISNLTQQRDNINNETKPLTKKRIEITQSQLTNHNTIQETNSEINKTTNFKDIYEKINILQKAINYNNANKELIKEQITKNQDNPQEIQNLKSYDLFLDDQLIQFEKQIKQLNNEIEIIKNPNTPKLEKKKVMFKDVYGMEREKEELEDLIYYFKDDNNDLVNYDKIKPKGYLLYGPPGTGKTFLMKALCNESGAYFIEFEPSKLDKKYIGEGTEEWENIWKDAQNHNKTIIFIDEISGLANREDKNVNNTSKNIINNMLTKLDGFNSADKKIVLMGSTNHLGQIDKALRSRFSKEIKIDLIKDEEIEGFLEFLTTPYQISYHTYLHLKEIATRCKGKNYSNRDLTTIINEAYNKTNKYKSMNPIHEVMLPSDLEEVMDVKQGINKDITDIKKRRKECEDQYEAWKQGLLKHLKPPKDETKVEKKYVFYSLNGLGRGKHTEHQPTDLAPFVKNPFDNWYDGDLTSDKFGVFHTKFQHKDSQFKKDGHVSVDPTNHYIEITYEGPKWLLEEDKDFFMDEVNCISNKRSPEGSLKYKTYYLHFNPKQAYITLYTQKHNTKENK; encoded by the coding sequence ATGAAACTTTCAACCAAAATATATCTTAGTTTTTTAGCAATATTTAGTTTAATTCTAATTGTTTTATTTATTGTTGGATTAACCAAATCACCATCCACACCCATTCCCAACCAAAATCCAACAATACAACCCCCAACAAACCAAAAAGAACTAAATCCCAAAGATAAAGAAGATCTTGCCAAATTACAAGCTCGTTTACAAGAATTAGAAAAAAGTAATCAAAAAAATATAGAAAACTCAAAAAAATTAAAAGAAGAAGACAACATTTTATCACAAAAAATCAATTCTAATTTAACAAAGATAAACACTTTAAATCAAGAAATAAATAACCTCAATAACCAATTAGAAGAAAAAACCAAACAATTAAACAACAAAGAAACTAACTTAACTGACGAAGAAAAAAAGAAATTAAAAACTGATTTAAACAACTTAAATCAAGAAATCTCTAATTTAACACAACAACGCGATAACATCAATAATGAAACAAAACCACTAACTAAAAAACGAATAGAAATCACACAATCTCAATTAACCAACCACAACACAATTCAAGAAACTAACTCAGAAATAAATAAAACTACCAATTTTAAAGATATTTATGAAAAAATCAACATCTTACAAAAAGCAATTAATTACAATAACGCAAACAAAGAATTAATAAAAGAACAAATAACTAAAAATCAGGATAATCCCCAAGAAATCCAAAACTTAAAAAGCTATGATTTATTCTTAGACGATCAATTAATTCAATTCGAAAAACAAATTAAACAGCTAAACAATGAAATTGAAATAATTAAAAACCCAAATACACCCAAACTTGAAAAAAAGAAAGTTATGTTTAAAGATGTATATGGAATGGAAAGAGAAAAAGAAGAATTAGAAGATTTAATTTATTATTTTAAAGATGATAACAATGATTTAGTAAATTATGACAAAATTAAACCAAAAGGATACTTATTATATGGTCCCCCAGGAACAGGAAAAACCTTTTTAATGAAAGCTTTATGCAACGAAAGCGGAGCTTATTTTATTGAATTTGAACCATCTAAATTAGACAAAAAATATATTGGAGAAGGAACCGAAGAATGGGAAAACATCTGGAAAGATGCGCAAAATCACAATAAAACTATTATCTTCATTGATGAAATAAGCGGACTTGCTAATAGAGAAGATAAAAACGTTAACAACACAAGCAAAAATATAATCAATAATATGTTAACTAAATTAGATGGTTTTAATAGCGCTGACAAAAAAATAGTTTTAATGGGCTCAACAAACCACCTCGGCCAAATTGATAAAGCTTTAAGAAGTAGATTTTCCAAAGAAATAAAAATTGATTTAATAAAAGACGAAGAAATTGAAGGTTTCTTGGAATTCTTAACAACCCCTTATCAAATTAGTTATCATACTTACCTTCATTTAAAAGAAATTGCAACAAGATGCAAAGGTAAAAACTATTCTAACCGTGATTTAACAACTATTATTAATGAAGCTTACAATAAAACTAATAAATATAAATCAATGAATCCAATTCATGAAGTAATGTTGCCGTCCGACTTAGAAGAAGTGATGGATGTAAAACAAGGCATCAATAAAGATATAACCGATATTAAAAAACGTAGAAAAGAATGCGAAGACCAATATGAAGCATGGAAACAAGGCCTATTAAAACACCTAAAACCTCCAAAAGACGAAACAAAAGTAGAAAAAAAATATGTTTTTTATAGCCTAAACGGCCTTGGTCGCGGAAAACACACCGAACACCAACCAACCGACCTCGCACCATTCGTCAAAAACCCATTTGATAATTGGTACGACGGAGATTTAACATCAGATAAGTTTGGAGTTTTCCACACAAAATTCCAACATAAAGATTCACAATTTAAAAAGGACGGTCATGTTAGTGTAGATCCAACAAATCACTACATAGAAATTACATACGAAGGCCCTAAATGGTTACTCGAAGAAGACAAAGACTTTTTCATGGATGAAGTAAATTGCATCTCAAACAAGAGAAGTCCTGAAGGTTCTTTGAAATACAAAACCTACTACCTCCACTTCAACCCCAAACAAGCCTACATCACCCTATACACTCAAAAACACAACACAAAAGAAAATAAATAA
- a CDS encoding YqaJ viral recombinase family protein: MQIKNLNQRTKLWYQHRKKYINASEIGSITGNDKFRTLEQLIHDKIFGTTFTSNKYTEHGNKTEPLARSFFEKTTKLNFPDTIFTDDKTKMFSSSLDGYNSKTNTLLEIKCPYVDENNKTSASWNGFFSNKEVPINYWAQVQCQLYCSQAKFAYFLVYFDDINFHVVRIYQDKTFIPKMIADSKKYLNLLNKAKEELAKTTYLKKLTKIK; this comes from the coding sequence ATGCAAATCAAAAATTTAAATCAACGCACCAAATTATGGTACCAACACCGTAAAAAATACATCAATGCATCTGAAATAGGAAGTATCACTGGAAATGATAAATTTAGAACCTTAGAACAATTAATACATGACAAAATATTTGGAACAACTTTTACTTCCAACAAATACACCGAACACGGCAACAAAACTGAACCCCTAGCACGTAGTTTCTTTGAAAAAACAACTAAACTAAATTTCCCTGATACCATCTTTACTGACGATAAAACAAAAATGTTTTCATCCTCTCTTGATGGATATAATTCTAAAACTAACACTTTGTTAGAAATAAAATGTCCTTATGTGGATGAAAACAATAAAACATCTGCATCTTGGAACGGCTTTTTTTCAAATAAAGAAGTCCCCATTAACTACTGGGCCCAAGTTCAATGCCAATTATATTGTAGTCAAGCTAAATTTGCTTACTTTTTGGTTTATTTTGATGACATAAACTTTCATGTTGTCCGCATTTATCAAGATAAAACCTTCATCCCTAAAATGATTGCTGATAGTAAAAAATATTTAAATCTTCTAAATAAAGCAAAAGAAGAACTAGCTAAAACTACTTATTTAAAAAAACTAACTAAAATTAAGTAA
- a CDS encoding HU family DNA-binding protein — translation MNKKELIRKIAEVNKTSITKTEEFYNSFEYALKMAITSNAEVVLSPQIGKFILKSRKAHIGRNPKTGKKLKIPAKTVVTFKLSKTIKDEVKKLELN, via the coding sequence ATGAATAAAAAAGAATTAATTAGAAAAATAGCTGAGGTAAATAAAACCTCAATCACAAAAACCGAGGAATTTTATAACTCATTTGAGTATGCTTTAAAGATGGCAATAACATCCAACGCAGAAGTGGTTTTATCCCCACAAATCGGCAAATTCATCTTAAAATCAAGAAAAGCCCACATAGGAAGAAATCCTAAAACTGGAAAAAAACTAAAAATACCTGCCAAAACAGTAGTCACTTTTAAACTTTCTAAAACCATCAAAGATGAAGTTAAGAAACTAGAATTAAATTAA
- a CDS encoding DUF2963 domain-containing protein, whose amino-acid sequence MSKTTPIKNKLKPKKSPIIKTTKQSTQTITNPKEKQNQMKTTIKETTDKYGYRIIKQTNENKQLIKITQYQPNGKTIEYIADYNPQTGRLTKSTHFQHNSKTIDFIIEYNKDERATKTHHSNTNYVKNEQKK is encoded by the coding sequence ATGTCAAAAACAACCCCTATAAAAAACAAACTCAAACCAAAAAAATCACCAATTATAAAAACAACTAAACAATCAACACAAACTATAACAAATCCAAAGGAGAAACAAAATCAAATGAAAACAACAATCAAAGAAACAACCGACAAATACGGTTATAGAATAATCAAACAAACTAACGAAAACAAACAACTAATCAAAATAACCCAATACCAACCCAACGGCAAAACAATCGAGTACATCGCCGATTACAATCCTCAAACAGGTCGCCTAACCAAATCAACCCATTTCCAACACAACAGCAAAACAATCGATTTCATCATCGAATACAACAAAGACGAACGCGCAACAAAAACTCACCACTCAAACACCAATTACGTAAAAAACGAACAAAAAAAATAA
- a CDS encoding DUF2963 domain-containing protein yields the protein MQTIKKETTNEYGYKGIQELDPQSNKVIKQTTFHSDNTTIWYIEEFDPQTEYQTKQTWYGSDGKIEAIANYNPQTGYQTKETYYGSNGKTISSIDEYDPKTGYQTKKTEYNSNSTTIDYIIEYNPKTNKPIKQTTFRPNGTTIWYITEYNPQTGNETKSTYYKSDGTIEEVENFSRR from the coding sequence ATGCAAACAATAAAAAAAGAAACAACCAACGAATATGGTTACAAAGGAATCCAAGAACTAGACCCCCAATCAAATAAAGTAATCAAACAAACCACATTCCATTCCGACAATACAACAATTTGGTACATCGAAGAATTCGATCCTCAAACAGAATACCAAACCAAACAAACCTGGTACGGTTCTGATGGTAAAATCGAAGCCATCGCCAACTACAATCCTCAAACAGGATACCAAACCAAAGAAACCTATTACGGCTCCAATGGTAAAACAATTAGTTCCATCGACGAATATGACCCCAAAACAGGATACCAAACCAAAAAAACCGAATACAACTCCAATAGCACAACAATCGACTACATCATCGAATACAATCCTAAAACAAATAAACCAATCAAACAAACCACATTCCGCCCCAACGGCACAACAATTTGGTACATCACCGAATACAACCCCCAAACAGGAAACGAAACCAAATCAACCTACTACAAATCCGACGGCACAATTGAAGAGGTTGAAAATTTTTCCCGAAGATGA
- a CDS encoding DUF2963 domain-containing protein — translation MAFRPNTETIWHITEYNPQTGNETKSTYYKSDGTTIWHIDEFDPKTGTKTKETWYNSDGKTIHSITKYDLETGKKIKHTSYKEDGEFLFIAKYDPKTGNQIKYTSYGIHASTISCIKEYNPQTGNETKETWYNSDGKTIDHIYEYDPFLKRTYYHDDGKTIWYITEFNPYNSMYTRKIIKTSLDDYNNENVCLIELSKKKINKKEKLKRVKKITKKRNTPNKSNQRNKRI, via the coding sequence ATCGCATTCCGCCCCAACACCGAAACAATTTGGCACATCACCGAATATAACCCCCAAACAGGAAACGAAACCAAATCAACCTACTACAAATCCGACGGCACAACAATTTGGCACATCGACGAATTCGACCCAAAAACAGGAACCAAAACCAAAGAAACCTGGTACAACTCCGACGGAAAAACAATTCATTCCATCACCAAATACGACCTTGAAACAGGTAAAAAAATCAAACACACCAGCTACAAAGAAGATGGTGAATTCCTTTTCATCGCCAAATACGACCCCAAAACAGGTAATCAAATCAAATACACCAGCTACGGCATTCATGCCTCAACCATTAGTTGCATCAAAGAATACAACCCCCAAACAGGAAACGAAACCAAAGAAACCTGGTACAACTCCGACGGAAAAACAATCGACCACATCTACGAATACGACCCTTTCCTCAAAAGAACCTATTACCACGATGACGGTAAGACAATTTGGTATATCACCGAATTCAACCCTTATAATTCAATGTATACAAGAAAAATAATTAAGACATCTCTTGATGATTATAACAATGAAAATGTTTGTTTAATTGAATTATCAAAGAAGAAAATAAATAAAAAGGAGAAATTAAAAAGAGTGAAAAAAATAACAAAAAAAAGAAATACTCCCAATAAATCAAACCAACGAAATAAAAGAATATGA
- the tmk gene encoding dTMP kinase, with translation MTNKLIVFEGLDGSGKTTLIKQLKKYFKNQNKKVILCQGLGSSLIGKPIRNLFLNQSNLSPNTRFLLSLTNMLQTQEELIIPGLSKNYIVLVDRWYDSTFAYQSDDMNLDYGDEITTSKIINHFLIKPNLTIYLDITPKIGLQRKQNQPNHKLDPIEQKPLNYFTNVRKNYLNQHKYCNNPNCKHENCNSFLINATQSKNKILKQIIKILTIKKIF, from the coding sequence ATGACAAATAAATTAATCGTTTTTGAAGGTTTAGATGGCAGCGGAAAAACTACTTTAATTAAACAATTAAAAAAATATTTCAAAAACCAAAACAAAAAAGTAATTTTGTGTCAAGGATTAGGAAGCTCTTTAATTGGTAAACCAATTAGAAATTTATTTTTAAATCAATCAAATTTATCACCTAATACTAGATTTTTACTTAGTTTAACTAACATGCTCCAAACCCAAGAAGAGCTCATTATTCCTGGTTTATCCAAAAATTACATTGTTTTAGTTGATCGTTGGTATGATTCTACTTTTGCTTATCAAAGTGACGATATGAACCTTGATTATGGCGACGAAATAACGACTTCAAAAATCATAAATCATTTCTTAATTAAACCTAATTTAACTATATATCTAGATATTACACCTAAAATAGGATTACAAAGAAAACAAAATCAACCCAATCACAAATTAGATCCAATCGAACAAAAACCATTAAATTATTTTACAAATGTTCGCAAAAATTACTTAAACCAACACAAATACTGCAATAATCCAAATTGCAAACACGAAAATTGCAATAGTTTTTTAATTAATGCAACACAATCTAAAAATAAAATTCTAAAACAAATAATTAAAATTTTAACCATTAAAAAAATATTTTAA
- the dnaB gene encoding replicative DNA helicase — translation MLEAERALLGSLFLNPEKMDAVRILIETRNFTTSQHRYIFEAMKHLRKLNREIDYVSVSSTLETNNNLNKIGGIDYLIELTEETPPTQYLDTYIDLIKENTLKTDLLDLIKHLPIELSKTKNIHNYLQTVKNQVEGFIQNTKSPFISTKTLIPSLRQNIITDNEDNQFIGIKTGFDNLDELVSGFKNKQLIILGARTGMGKTAFMLNLITNITKNFHQKQELESKPKKQNAVIFSLEMTSEELGIRLISSVSQVPLTKLQHKTLNKEDRFALAKAEFELTKLNILIDDDRNNKIEDIKNKCRQMKYTKGLDVVFIDYLHLLKEEQNYNTYQATAVISRELKKLASELNIPIIALSQMNRATNIREVKSPQLSDLRDSGTIEQDADVVMFLHRESYYQKPDNNPFTNLIIAKNRSGQLGECNFNFYKQIQKFEVLN, via the coding sequence ATGTTAGAAGCTGAACGTGCATTGTTAGGTAGTTTGTTTTTAAATCCAGAAAAGATGGATGCTGTGAGAATTTTAATTGAAACTCGCAATTTCACCACATCACAACATCGCTATATATTTGAGGCAATGAAGCACCTACGAAAACTAAATCGCGAGATTGATTACGTTTCTGTTAGTTCTACTTTAGAAACTAATAATAATTTAAACAAAATAGGAGGAATTGACTATTTGATTGAATTAACCGAAGAAACCCCACCAACTCAATATTTAGACACTTATATTGATTTAATCAAAGAAAACACCCTTAAAACTGATTTATTAGATTTAATCAAACATTTACCTATTGAATTATCAAAAACTAAAAATATACATAATTATTTACAAACAGTCAAAAATCAAGTTGAAGGATTTATCCAAAATACTAAATCACCTTTTATTTCTACAAAAACATTAATCCCTTCTCTTCGCCAAAACATTATTACTGATAACGAAGATAACCAGTTTATAGGAATTAAAACAGGTTTTGACAATCTCGATGAATTAGTTTCTGGGTTTAAAAATAAACAATTAATTATTTTAGGCGCAAGAACTGGAATGGGTAAAACCGCTTTTATGCTAAATTTAATCACAAACATTACAAAAAATTTTCATCAAAAACAAGAATTAGAATCAAAACCAAAAAAACAAAATGCAGTAATTTTTAGTTTAGAAATGACATCAGAAGAATTAGGAATTCGTTTAATTTCATCAGTATCACAAGTACCCTTAACAAAACTGCAACACAAAACCTTAAATAAAGAAGATAGATTTGCATTAGCCAAAGCTGAATTTGAATTAACTAAATTAAATATTTTAATTGATGATGATAGAAATAATAAAATTGAAGATATTAAAAACAAATGTCGCCAAATGAAATATACAAAAGGACTTGATGTTGTTTTTATTGATTATTTACACTTATTAAAAGAAGAACAAAATTACAATACCTATCAAGCAACAGCAGTAATTTCGCGTGAACTCAAAAAACTAGCAAGTGAACTTAATATTCCAATCATAGCTTTAAGTCAAATGAATCGCGCGACAAACATAAGAGAAGTCAAATCACCACAATTATCGGATTTAAGAGATTCAGGCACTATCGAACAAGATGCTGATGTTGTAATGTTTTTACACCGCGAAAGTTATTATCAAAAACCAGACAATAACCCATTCACTAATTTAATCATTGCCAAAAACCGCAGTGGACAACTAGGTGAATGTAATTTTAATTTTTACAAACAAATCCAAAAATTTGAAGTTTTAAATTAA